One Archangium lipolyticum DNA segment encodes these proteins:
- a CDS encoding alpha/beta hydrolase family protein, with product MPLPRSVPVLSLLVLLSLVACSKSDTPSPAQPGQKKAETFVELRKGFKTQLKDTPSEHEPAPQPPKGVFEKVTYPAPLGSNVAYVTPVREGARRPAVLWIQGGFNWGIDESAWEVSPRDNDQSARAFREAGLVLMMPALRGCNENPGSREYFLGEVDDVLAALDFLARRPDVDPERIYLGGHSTGGTMALLVAASEPRVRGVFAFGPVAVPNYGETGTALDRAKGKELAIRSPVVFMSLIRVPTLVIEGADEGNTFAFDSLRKAAKDAPVRFVSVPGGTHFNILAPLTELLAQRILRGTPGELPTDLSEQDAVLAMRAEASAH from the coding sequence ATGCCCCTGCCTCGTTCCGTCCCCGTCCTGTCCCTGCTCGTCCTCCTCTCGCTCGTCGCCTGCAGCAAGAGTGACACCCCGAGCCCCGCCCAACCGGGTCAGAAGAAGGCCGAGACCTTCGTGGAGCTGCGCAAGGGTTTCAAGACGCAGCTCAAGGACACGCCCTCGGAGCATGAGCCAGCCCCCCAGCCGCCGAAGGGAGTCTTCGAGAAGGTGACGTACCCCGCGCCACTCGGAAGCAACGTGGCCTACGTCACCCCGGTCCGCGAGGGCGCGCGGCGGCCCGCCGTGCTGTGGATCCAGGGTGGTTTCAACTGGGGCATCGACGAGAGCGCCTGGGAGGTGAGTCCGCGCGACAACGACCAGAGTGCTCGCGCGTTTCGTGAGGCGGGGCTGGTGCTGATGATGCCCGCGCTGCGCGGGTGCAACGAGAACCCCGGCTCCCGCGAGTACTTCCTCGGCGAGGTGGACGACGTGCTCGCGGCGCTCGACTTCCTGGCGCGCCGCCCCGATGTGGACCCCGAGCGCATCTATCTCGGCGGCCATAGCACCGGCGGGACGATGGCCCTGCTCGTCGCGGCCAGCGAGCCCCGCGTGCGCGGCGTCTTCGCCTTCGGCCCCGTCGCCGTCCCCAATTATGGGGAGACCGGTACCGCGCTGGACCGCGCCAAGGGAAAGGAGCTGGCGATTCGCAGCCCGGTCGTCTTCATGTCGCTCATCCGCGTGCCGACGCTGGTCATCGAGGGGGCGGACGAGGGCAACACCTTCGCCTTCGACTCGTTGCGCAAGGCCGCGAAGGACGCGCCCGTGCGGTTCGTCTCAGTGCCCGGTGGCACGCACTTCAACATCCTGGCGCCGCTCACCGAGCTGCTGGCCCAACGGATTCTCCGAGGCACTCCCGGGGAGCTTCCCACGGACCTGTCCGAGCAGGACGCGGTCCTGGCGATGCGGGCGGAGGCCTCCGCGCACTGA
- a CDS encoding alpha/beta hydrolase family protein has translation MLPKPSQLFTSLAAVTVLATGCGGDKSPPAPPTEVCTGTTVLDVLPGTYPNAVDLSGTGALEVAVLGDATLDARTLDPATASLSDPDGSAPSVSAEALLREEDVNEDGQPDAVLRFPLPSLVGQGVLHAEVSRLKLDARTRSGTEVSGCDRAHASDHLLRRLPAPTGPYAVGTTTFDWVDTSRDETFTDAKKDKRELRVRVWYPASPVPRAQPAPYFLVRREGIAQLKEDGLDTPARLLDFVHAHAVAEAPLPADDTRFPVILFSPGAGVPPTFYTSLLEELASHGYVVAATSHTYTTGAVIFPDGRYAPTTEEPGGLFGTPFFDVTVADLRFVLSRVRALDTGDTQGRFTGRLDLERVGVFGHSIGGAASAIVCQTEPGVRACANIDGTFQGSWKKGVSQPFLVMHTQASDDGTHRSFIKDRRATVYEVAVSQSGHLTFSDLPLLLELVKTHDSKVTAESLDTGTLEPAERAAAITRAWVLAFAEERVKGSGESPLLQGGSGDYPEVTLTAHPR, from the coding sequence GTGCTCCCGAAGCCGTCCCAGCTGTTCACATCGCTCGCCGCCGTCACGGTGCTCGCCACCGGATGCGGCGGCGACAAGTCGCCCCCAGCGCCACCTACCGAGGTCTGCACCGGCACCACCGTGCTCGACGTGCTCCCGGGGACGTACCCGAATGCCGTGGACCTGTCGGGCACCGGCGCTCTCGAGGTGGCCGTCCTCGGAGACGCCACGCTCGACGCGCGCACGCTGGACCCCGCCACCGCCTCGCTGTCCGACCCGGACGGCTCCGCCCCGAGCGTCTCCGCCGAAGCCCTGCTCCGCGAGGAGGACGTGAACGAAGATGGCCAACCGGACGCCGTGCTGCGCTTCCCGCTCCCCTCGCTGGTGGGCCAGGGCGTCCTCCATGCGGAGGTGAGCCGCCTGAAGCTGGACGCGAGGACCCGTTCCGGCACGGAGGTGAGCGGCTGTGACCGGGCACATGCATCGGACCACCTCCTCCGCAGACTGCCCGCCCCCACCGGTCCGTACGCCGTGGGCACCACCACCTTCGACTGGGTGGACACCTCGCGCGACGAGACGTTCACCGACGCCAAGAAGGACAAGCGCGAGCTGAGGGTGCGCGTGTGGTACCCCGCCTCGCCAGTTCCCCGGGCCCAGCCCGCGCCCTACTTCCTCGTGCGCCGCGAGGGCATCGCACAGCTGAAGGAAGATGGACTCGACACACCCGCCCGCCTGCTGGATTTCGTCCATGCGCACGCGGTGGCCGAGGCGCCGCTCCCGGCGGATGACACCCGCTTCCCCGTCATCCTCTTCTCGCCCGGGGCTGGCGTCCCACCCACCTTCTACACGTCGCTGCTGGAGGAGCTCGCCAGCCACGGCTACGTGGTGGCCGCTACCTCCCACACGTACACCACCGGGGCCGTCATCTTCCCCGACGGCCGCTACGCCCCCACCACCGAGGAGCCCGGCGGACTCTTCGGCACGCCCTTCTTCGACGTGACGGTGGCGGATCTGCGCTTCGTCCTTTCGCGGGTGCGGGCGCTCGACACGGGGGACACCCAGGGGCGCTTCACCGGGAGGCTCGACCTGGAGCGCGTGGGCGTCTTCGGCCACTCCATCGGTGGCGCCGCGTCGGCCATCGTCTGCCAGACGGAGCCCGGCGTGCGAGCCTGCGCCAACATCGACGGCACCTTCCAGGGCTCCTGGAAGAAGGGGGTCTCCCAGCCCTTCCTCGTGATGCACACCCAGGCATCCGACGATGGCACCCATCGCTCCTTCATCAAGGACAGGCGCGCCACGGTCTACGAGGTCGCGGTCTCCCAGTCCGGGCACCTCACCTTCTCGGACCTGCCGCTCCTCCTGGAGCTGGTGAAGACCCATGATTCGAAGGTGACGGCCGAGAGCCTCGACACGGGGACGCTGGAGCCGGCGGAGCGAGCCGCGGCCATCACCCGCGCCTGGGTGCTCGCCTTCGCGGAGGAGCGGGTGAAGGGCAGCGGCGAGTCTCCCCTCCTCCAGGGCGGCTCGGGGGACTACCCGGAGGTCACGCTGACGGCGCACCCCCGTTGA